A single genomic interval of Trachemys scripta elegans isolate TJP31775 chromosome 3, CAS_Tse_1.0, whole genome shotgun sequence harbors:
- the SERTAD2 gene encoding SERTA domain-containing protein 2 isoform X2, whose protein sequence is MLGKGGKRKFDEHEDGLEGKVVSPTDGPSKVSYTLQRQTIFNISLMKLYNHRPLTEPSLQKTVLINNMLRRIQEELKQEGSLRPVFITTSQPTDPLGDRFREAQPAFSHLASQPVHPTDLVSTTPLESCLTPASLLEDDTFCTSQTVQHDGPTKLPPPAVQPVKDSFSSALDEIEELCPTPTSTEAVVVATEAAATTDDSKENSSESNVQKSEGVQESRTSESKLMDSLPGNFEITTSTGFLTDLTLDDILFADIDTSMYDFDPCTSATGAASKMAPVSADDLLKTLAPYSSQPVTPNQPFKMDLTELDHIMEVLVGS, encoded by the coding sequence AtgttggggaaaggaggaaagcgGAAGTTTGACGAGCATGAAGATGGGCTGGAAGGCAAAGTGGTGTCTCCTACTGACGGTCCATCTAAGGTGTCTTACACCTTACAGCGCCAGACTATCTTCAACATTTCCCTTATGAAACTTTATAACCACAGGCCATTAACAGAGCCAAGCTTGCAAAAGACAGTTTTAATTAACAACATGCTGAGGCGAATCCAGGAGGAACTCAAACAAGAAGGCAGCTTGAGGCCTGTGTTCATCACCACTTCACAGCCTACTGACCCTCTGGGTGACCGCTTTCGAGAGGCTCAGCCTGCGTTCAGTCATCTTGCCTCTCAGCCAGTTCACCCCACTGACTTAGTAAGCACTACACCATTAGAGTCTTGCCTCACCCCAGCCTCTTTGCTTGAGGATGACACTTTTTGCACTTCCCAGACTGTCCAACATGATGGTCCTACAAAACTACCACCTCCAGCTGTCCAACCGGTAAAAGACAGTTTCTCCTCGGCCTTGGACGAAATTGAGGAGCTCTGTCCAACACCTACCTCTACCGAGGCAGTAGTAGTagcaacagaagcagcagcaacaacggATGACTCTAAAGAGAACTCCAGTGAGTCTAATGTTCAAAAGTCTGAGGGAGTCCAAGAGAGCAGAACAAGTGAATCAAAACTCATGGACTCTTTACCCGGCAATTTTGAGATAACAACTTCCACAGGTTTCCTTACAGACTTGACCTTGGATGATATTCTGTTTGCTGACATTGACACATCTATGTATGATTTTGACCCTTGCACATCTGCTACAGGGGCTGCCTCAAAAATGGCTCCTGTCTCAGCAGATGATCTCCTAAAAACTCTAGCCCCCTATAGCAGTCAACCAGTAACCCCAAATCAGCCTTTCAAAATGGACCTCACAGAACTGGATCACATAATGGAGGTGCTTGTTGGGTCTTAA